In Candidatus Peregrinibacteria bacterium, a single window of DNA contains:
- a CDS encoding M15 family metallopeptidase — protein MKNSFSFFLTTIFVLYFLCVSGEFTFAYENNYKFNGKELDPETNLYYYGARYYNPKIGQFASQDPWEGDLTDPQSFNKYSYVRNNPLRYVDPSGAIKKDASVLSKLGSILTFDNFGEGDGWLAKSANNYTDNRSKETLSDAVNKMATAIEKFIKDPASFSDETWDSKTTERIQELDPKVQVPATDFINTAEQEQDTQLRVGDGYRSIAEQNALYNQSRTDPPAGPWRTNAKGGESYHNYGLAIDVYEMKNGQPTWKVLTQSVVNIAKSFGFEWGGDWKKPDTDPPHFQMTFGQSKDDLQKKNAKK, from the coding sequence ATGAAAAACTCCTTTTCATTTTTTCTCACGACGATTTTTGTTTTATATTTCCTTTGTGTATCCGGTGAATTTACTTTTGCCTATGAAAATAATTACAAATTCAACGGGAAAGAACTCGATCCGGAAACGAATCTCTATTATTACGGAGCTCGATACTATAATCCAAAAATAGGGCAATTTGCTTCTCAAGATCCATGGGAAGGAGACCTCACTGATCCCCAGTCATTCAACAAATATTCCTATGTGAGAAATAATCCACTGAGGTATGTGGATCCGAGTGGCGCAATTAAAAAAGATGCTTCTGTCTTGAGCAAATTAGGGAGTATTCTCACTTTTGATAATTTCGGAGAAGGTGATGGTTGGCTCGCAAAAAGCGCGAACAATTACACTGACAATCGCAGCAAAGAGACGCTCTCAGATGCTGTGAATAAGATGGCCACAGCGATTGAGAAATTTATAAAAGATCCTGCTTCATTTTCCGACGAAACATGGGATTCCAAAACAACGGAAAGAATACAAGAACTTGATCCAAAGGTTCAGGTTCCAGCAACAGATTTTATTAACACTGCGGAACAAGAGCAAGATACTCAATTGCGTGTTGGGGACGGATACCGTAGCATAGCAGAGCAAAATGCACTTTATAATCAGAGTCGTACCGATCCTCCTGCTGGTCCTTGGAGAACTAATGCAAAAGGAGGTGAAAGCTATCATAATTATGGTTTGGCTATTGACGTGTATGAAATGAAAAATGGTCAGCCAACTTGGAAAGTTCTTACTCAGAGTGTGGTAAATATAGCAAAAAGTTTCGGCTTCGAATGGGGCGGTGATTGGAAAAAACCAGACACAGACCCGCCTCATTTCCAGATGACCTTTGGACAATCAAAAGATGACCTTCAGAAAAAAAATGCAAAAAAATGA